A DNA window from Zonotrichia albicollis isolate bZonAlb1 chromosome 2, bZonAlb1.hap1, whole genome shotgun sequence contains the following coding sequences:
- the USP16 gene encoding ubiquitin carboxyl-terminal hydrolase 16 isoform X2 → MGKKRIKVKTAQSDESPDILKPVCKHIRKGLDQGLVRKALQNVEWHVCQDCKADSKTQEKAEEEEETDEGTSIWLCLKCGHRGCDRNSPDQHALKHYETPRSDPHCLVLNLDNWSVWCYPCDNEVPYKTSTLLGQTVDFVRKQVGIDSSHAVQKQENKEVENKKVEKDSKNKQGKEVSLKEENSPSTANGEVTVKGLSNLGNTCFFNAVMQNLSQTPVLRELLKEAKIPGTTIKIESPELCMEPQLIKLDQPGPLTLAMHQFVTEMQETKKGVVTPKELFAQVCKKAIRFKGYQQQDSHELLRYLLDGMRAEEIQQISIGILKALSDSSKQNEEELKKKIKEYEKKKGIQSFVDRIFGGELTSTIMCEECRTVSLVHESFLDLSLPVLDVQKGKITKRDNVKKNKEKESEDEEDKISDHYLKQKYEPHGTSKHLQKKMKKQAKKKAKSQRRQEKLQGKVLHLTYLCTTEQPETDVKYNQESDTEMSSKTLDKKQGEESSHDCKDCCLTQKDLSIQGNSRELQSRHENAGKPEQEWEENESLVDLSMEGLDSPVKFVNGLDNLSLEEEDDDNEDEEELTMDFLKLHLSASDTSDTNTLDGLQPVPNKTCEVSTDDPEMAFCTLANREELNPEEDSVHHCLYQFTRNEALTETNKLLCDVCTQRHCGPKNNISEKKCVYTNAKKQMLISLAPPILTLHLKRFQQNVAEGNTKVLYSLYGVVEHSGTMRSGHYTAYVKMRAMNSHLSDLVLRGQSQASETEPVKGQWFHISDTHVQPVSVSKVLSSQAYLLFYERLL, encoded by the exons ATGGGCAAGAAACGCATCAAAGTCAAAACTGCACAGTCTGATGAGTCTCCAGATATACTGA AACCTGTGTGCAAGCATATTCGTAAAGGACTGGACCAAGGCCTTGTGAGAAAGGCACTGCAGAATGTGGAATGGCATGTTTGTCAGGACTGCAAGGCAGACAGTAAGACACAAGAgaaggctgaggaggaggaggagactgaTGAAGGCACTTCAATATGGTTATGCCTAAAATGTGGCCATAGG GGCTGTGACAGAAATTCTCCTGACCAGCATGCTTTAAAGCATTATGAAACACCAAGATCAGATCCCCACTGTTTGGTTCTCAATTTGGACAACTGGAGTGTGTG GTGCTACCCATGTGATAATGAAGTTCCATATAAAACTTCAACCCTTTTGGGCCAGACTGTGGATTTTGTTAGAAAACAAGTTGGTATTGACTCATCACATGCAG tcCAAAAACAAGAGAACAAAGaagttgaaaataaaaaagtagaaaaagacagcaaaaataaacaaggaaaagaagtttcacttaaagaagaaaattctcCTTCAACTGCTAATGGAGAAGTCACTGTGAAAGGACTTAGTAACTTGGGGAATACATGTTTCTTTAATGCAGTGATGCAG AATTTATCACAAACTCCagtcctgagggagctgcttAAAGAAGCTAAAATACCTGGCACAACGATTAAAATTGAGTCACCTGAGCTATGCATG GAACCTCAGCTAATAAAACTAGATCAGCCAGGTCCTTTAACACTAGCCATGCATCAGTTTGTGACAGAAATGCAAGAGACAAAAAAAGGGGTAGTGACTCCTAAGGAACTTTTTGCTCAGGTTTGTAAAAA AGCAATACGATTCAAAGGTTATCAGCAGCAAGACAGTCATGAACTGCTTCGTTACTTACTTGATGGAATGAGAGCAGAAGAAATCCAG CAAATAAGCATTGGAATTCTAAAGGCACTGAGTGACTCTAGCAAACAAAATGAAGAAGAACTTAAAAAGAAGATTAAAG aatatgaaaagaaaaagggaatacAAAGTTTTGTAGATCGAATCTTCGGTGGAGAATTAACCAGCACAATTATGTGTGAGGAATGCAGAACT GTGTCCTTGGTCCATGAGTCTTTCCTTGATTTGTCACTTCCTGTACTAGATGTTCAG AAAGGGAAAATTACAAAGAGAGACAAcgttaaaaaaaacaaagaaaaggaatCTGAAGATGAAGAGGATAAAATCAGTGACCATTACCTTAAGCAGAAATATGAGCCCCATGGTACAAGTAAGcaccttcagaaaaaaatgaagaaacaggccaaaaaaaaagccaag AGCCAACGCCGGCAGGAAAAACTTCAAGGAAAGGTGCTTCACTTGACATATCTCTGCACAACTGAACAGCCAGAGACAGATGTCAAGTACAACCAAGAATCAGATACTGAAATGAGCTCCAAAACTCTTGATAAGAAGCAAGGAGAGGAATCATCACATGATTGCAAAGATTGCTGCTTAACTCAGAAAGACTTGAGTATACAGGGAAATAGTAGAGAACTTCAGAGCAGGCATGAAAATGCAGGAAAGCCAGAACAAGAGTGGGAAGAAAACGAGTCACTCGTGGATCTCTCTATGGAAGGCTTAGATTCTCCTGTGAAGTTTGTCAATGGCCTTGACAACCTGTCtttggaagaggaggatgatgaCAATGAAGATGAGGAAGAGCTTACTATGGACTTTTTAAAACTCCACTTGAGTGCCAGTGACACAAGTGACACAAATACCTTAGATGGCCTTCAGCCTGTTCCTAACAAGACGTGCGAAGTATCTACAGATGACCCCGAAATGGCATTTTGTACTCTGGCAAACAGGGAAGAGCTAAACCCTGAGGAAGATTCAGTCCATCATTGTTTGTATCAGTTTACCCGTAATGAAGCACTTACCGAGACCAATAAACTACTGTGTGATGTGTGTACACAAAGGCATTGTGGACCAAAGAACAACATAA gtgaaaAGAAATGTGTTTATACTAATGCCAAAAAACAGATGCTCATCTCTTTAGCTCCTCCAATTTTAACCCTTCACTTAAAGAGGTTTCAGCAG AATGTGGCTGAAGGGAATACAAAGGTCTTGTACTCTCTCTATGGAGTTGTCGAACACAGCGGAACAATGAGGTCTGGGCACTACACTGCCTATGTTAAAATGAGAGCTATGAATAGCCACCTCTCTGATCTTGTTCTTAGAGGACAATCTCAAG CTTCAGAAACTGAGCCAGTCAAGGGTCAGTGGTTCCACATCAGCGATACCCACGTACAACCTGTCTCTGTGTCCAAAGTGCTGAGCTCCCAAGCCTATCTTCTGTTCTATGAGAGGCTGCTGTAA
- the USP16 gene encoding ubiquitin carboxyl-terminal hydrolase 16 isoform X6, with protein MGKKRIKVKTAQSDESPDILKPVCKHIRKGLDQGLVRKALQNVEWHVCQDCKADSKTQEKAEEEEETDEGTSIWLCLKCGHRGCDRNSPDQHALKHYETPRSDPHCLVLNLDNWSVWCYPCDNEVPYKTSTLLGQTVDFVRKQVGIDSSHAVQKQENKEVENKKVEKDSKNKQGKEVSLKEENSPSTANGEVTVKGLSNLGNTCFFNAVMQNLSQTPVLRELLKEAKIPGTTIKIESPELCMEPQLIKLDQPGPLTLAMHQFVTEMQETKKGVVTPKELFAQVCKKAIRFKGYQQQDSHELLRYLLDGMRAEEIQQISIGILKALSDSSKQNEEELKKKIKEYEKKKGIQSFVDRIFGGELTSTIMCEECRTVSLVHESFLDLSLPVLDVQKGKITKRDNVKKNKEKESEDEEDKISDHYLKQKYEPHGTSKHLQKKMKKQAKKKAKSQRRQEKLQGKVLHLTYLCTTEQPETDVKYNQESDTEMSSKTLDKKQGEESSHDCKDCCLTQKDLSIQGNSRELQSRHENAGKPEQEWEENESLVDLSMEGLDSPVKFVNGLDNLSLEEEDDDNEDEEELTMDFLKLHLSASDTSDTNTLDGLQPVPNKTCEVSTDDPEMAFCTLANREELNPEEDSVHHCLYQFTRNEALTETNKLLCDVCTQRHCGPKNNISEKKCVYTNAKKQMLISLAPPILTLHLKRFQQFDTGRLFD; from the exons ATGGGCAAGAAACGCATCAAAGTCAAAACTGCACAGTCTGATGAGTCTCCAGATATACTGA AACCTGTGTGCAAGCATATTCGTAAAGGACTGGACCAAGGCCTTGTGAGAAAGGCACTGCAGAATGTGGAATGGCATGTTTGTCAGGACTGCAAGGCAGACAGTAAGACACAAGAgaaggctgaggaggaggaggagactgaTGAAGGCACTTCAATATGGTTATGCCTAAAATGTGGCCATAGG GGCTGTGACAGAAATTCTCCTGACCAGCATGCTTTAAAGCATTATGAAACACCAAGATCAGATCCCCACTGTTTGGTTCTCAATTTGGACAACTGGAGTGTGTG GTGCTACCCATGTGATAATGAAGTTCCATATAAAACTTCAACCCTTTTGGGCCAGACTGTGGATTTTGTTAGAAAACAAGTTGGTATTGACTCATCACATGCAG tcCAAAAACAAGAGAACAAAGaagttgaaaataaaaaagtagaaaaagacagcaaaaataaacaaggaaaagaagtttcacttaaagaagaaaattctcCTTCAACTGCTAATGGAGAAGTCACTGTGAAAGGACTTAGTAACTTGGGGAATACATGTTTCTTTAATGCAGTGATGCAG AATTTATCACAAACTCCagtcctgagggagctgcttAAAGAAGCTAAAATACCTGGCACAACGATTAAAATTGAGTCACCTGAGCTATGCATG GAACCTCAGCTAATAAAACTAGATCAGCCAGGTCCTTTAACACTAGCCATGCATCAGTTTGTGACAGAAATGCAAGAGACAAAAAAAGGGGTAGTGACTCCTAAGGAACTTTTTGCTCAGGTTTGTAAAAA AGCAATACGATTCAAAGGTTATCAGCAGCAAGACAGTCATGAACTGCTTCGTTACTTACTTGATGGAATGAGAGCAGAAGAAATCCAG CAAATAAGCATTGGAATTCTAAAGGCACTGAGTGACTCTAGCAAACAAAATGAAGAAGAACTTAAAAAGAAGATTAAAG aatatgaaaagaaaaagggaatacAAAGTTTTGTAGATCGAATCTTCGGTGGAGAATTAACCAGCACAATTATGTGTGAGGAATGCAGAACT GTGTCCTTGGTCCATGAGTCTTTCCTTGATTTGTCACTTCCTGTACTAGATGTTCAG AAAGGGAAAATTACAAAGAGAGACAAcgttaaaaaaaacaaagaaaaggaatCTGAAGATGAAGAGGATAAAATCAGTGACCATTACCTTAAGCAGAAATATGAGCCCCATGGTACAAGTAAGcaccttcagaaaaaaatgaagaaacaggccaaaaaaaaagccaag AGCCAACGCCGGCAGGAAAAACTTCAAGGAAAGGTGCTTCACTTGACATATCTCTGCACAACTGAACAGCCAGAGACAGATGTCAAGTACAACCAAGAATCAGATACTGAAATGAGCTCCAAAACTCTTGATAAGAAGCAAGGAGAGGAATCATCACATGATTGCAAAGATTGCTGCTTAACTCAGAAAGACTTGAGTATACAGGGAAATAGTAGAGAACTTCAGAGCAGGCATGAAAATGCAGGAAAGCCAGAACAAGAGTGGGAAGAAAACGAGTCACTCGTGGATCTCTCTATGGAAGGCTTAGATTCTCCTGTGAAGTTTGTCAATGGCCTTGACAACCTGTCtttggaagaggaggatgatgaCAATGAAGATGAGGAAGAGCTTACTATGGACTTTTTAAAACTCCACTTGAGTGCCAGTGACACAAGTGACACAAATACCTTAGATGGCCTTCAGCCTGTTCCTAACAAGACGTGCGAAGTATCTACAGATGACCCCGAAATGGCATTTTGTACTCTGGCAAACAGGGAAGAGCTAAACCCTGAGGAAGATTCAGTCCATCATTGTTTGTATCAGTTTACCCGTAATGAAGCACTTACCGAGACCAATAAACTACTGTGTGATGTGTGTACACAAAGGCATTGTGGACCAAAGAACAACATAA gtgaaaAGAAATGTGTTTATACTAATGCCAAAAAACAGATGCTCATCTCTTTAGCTCCTCCAATTTTAACCCTTCACTTAAAGAGGTTTCAGCAG tttGATACTGGACGATTGTTTGATTAA